A window of Desulfobulbus oralis genomic DNA:
TCTTGCGGCCCGATTCTGCGCTGAAGGTGTTGGCGTGCATGGGGTCGCAGGTCCAGATGACGTGGCAGCCCGCCCGTTTGACCGCCCTCAGCAGTGGCGGCAGATGCTTTTCGACAACCCCTGCGCCGAAACGGGTGATGAGCGTGATGCGGCCCGGCTCGTTCTCCGGGTTCAGCCGCTCGATGAGGGCGAGCATGGTGTCCGGGTCATGGTCCGGCCCGACCTTGATACCCAGGGGATTGCGCACCCCGCTTAGAAATTCCACGTGCGCGCCGTCCAGTTGCCGGGTGCGGTCGCCGATCCACAGCATGTGGGCCGAACAGTCGTACCAGCCGCCCGCTTCGGTGGAATCTTCCCGGGTCAGGGCCTCCTCGTAGCCCAGAAAGAGCGCTTCGTGGGAGGTGAAGAACTGCACCTCCCGCATCTGCGGCGTGTCTGTCGGGATGCCGATGGTTTCCATGAATTTGATGGCATCGCCGATGCGTTTGGCCATGCGCTCGTAGTTGCGGCCCATGGGCGACTGCTTGACGAATTTTTGATTCCAGGCCTGCACCCGGTGCAGCGAGCCAAAGCCGCCGCGGGTGAAGGCGCGGAGCAGGTTCAAGGTGGCGGCCGACATGTGGTAGCCCATCAGAAGCCGTTCCGGGTTGGGCACCCGGGCCTCTGGCGTCGCCTCGATGGAGTTGGCCATATCGCCGCGATAGCTGGGGATGTTCTCGCCGTTCACGGTTTCGGTGTCACTGGAACGCGGTTTGGCGTATTGCCCGGCGATGCGGCCCACCTTGACCACCGGCTTGTTGCCGGCATAGGTGAGGATGACCGCCATCTGCAGCAGGACCTTCAGGGTCTCGCGGATGTTGGGGGCGGTGCAGCGGGCGAATTCCTCAGAACAGTCGCCGCCCTGGAGCAAAAAGGCCCTGCCCGCCGCGACCTGGGCCAGCCGTGCCTTCAGATCCCGGATTTCACCGGCAAAAACCAGGGGGGGCAGGGCCGAGAGGCTGCGGACGACCTTTTCGTACTGCTCCCTGTCCGGCCAGCCAGGCTGTTGCAGGGCGGTTTTGTTTCTGTAGCTCGTTTTCGACCAGTTTTTCATGCTCATCCGTGCTGATGGTTGTTTTATACTGTGCAGGCCATCTTTGGCCCTGGCCTTCGTTGTCGGGCTGCCTCGCAGGCCAGGGCCGGCGAGAGAGCGACTGAGAACGCCGCAAACGGGTGCTGGCTGCCGGCGTGCATGCAGGATTTTCAAAACGAGTAGGTAGCCCGGCACACTGGCCTTGTCAACCTCAATGCTTTTGCAGGAACTCATGGAACAACAAAAACAGTGGTTGAAACTCAGCTTTTTTTGCCCGCTTGAGCTGGCCGAGGCGGCCAGCGATGTGCTGGCGGTAAAAAGCGGCAACGGGGTGGAACAGAGCCCGGAACAGGACAGCGCCTGCGTGCTGGCTGGATTTTTTGCGGTGCACGATGCAGATGAAGTCCGCCTTGTGGCTGCGGATGTCGGGGCGGCCCTGGCCGCTCTCTTTGCACTCTACGAGCGGCCCGCGCCGGAGCTGGAGCGGCGGATGCTGCAGGATGAAGACTGGGCCACGAGCTGGCAGCGATACTTCAAGCCCTTTGCGGTGGTGCCCGGGCTGATTGTCAGGCCCTCGTGGGAGAGCTATGCGGCCGGGCCCGGCGAACGGGTTCTGGAGATGGATCCGGGCATGGCCTTTGGCACGGGTCAGCATGCCTCGACCCGCGGCGCGCTGACTCTGATGCGGCAGGCGCTCGGAGCCCTGCCGCCGGAGGTGGAGCAGCGGGCCCTGGATGTGGGCACCGGCACCGGGATTCTCGCCATGGCCGCAGCCCTCTGGGGCATGCCTGCCGTGCTGGCGCTGGACAATGATCCGGAGGCGGTGCAGGTGGCTGCTGAAAACGTGGCCCGGAACGGGCTCGCGGCGCAGATTCGGGTGGCCCTGACTCCGCCTGCCGCGCTGAGCGGCAGCTTTGCCCTGGTGACGGCCAACATTGTGCACGACGTGCTGGCGGCCATGCTGGCCGATCTGACCCGGCTTACGGCCCAGGGCGGTTTTCTGATCCTGGCCGGCATTCTGGCAGGCGGGCAGGAGGCAAACATTGTGCGGCTCTATGGAGATTGTGGTTTTCATCTGGTCGAGGCCAAGTATGAGGACGAGTGGGCAGCACTGCTCCTCAGGCGGGGCTGAGCCGCTTTTTTCCTTGAACCGGCGGGTCAGGCCCGTCAATATGCAGTACACTGCGGGCCCTGAACTGAAAGCGGCGCCCACTGGCAGGGGCGCCCCGGAACGGCTGCACTGCGATACAGTGAGCGTACACAGGCCCTTTGCGGTATCCTGCGGTATGCTGTCCTTGCATGGACGCCCCATAAGCCCCGGAGCGGCGGGGCGTCTCCTTTTCCACTCATAATACATGGAGGTCATCATGGCGAAAACGGTGATTGTCGGCGGCGTTGCGGGTGGTGCGAGTTGCGCGGCCCGGCTGCGGCGACTGGATGAACAGGCGGAAATCGTGCTCCTGGAGCGTGGCCCTTATGTTTCCTTTGCCAATTGCGGGCTGCCCTATCATGTGGGTGGCGTGATTCCGGAGCGGGAATCCCTTATCGTGCAGACGCCGGAAATCCTGCATGAGCGCTTCAATCTGGATGTGCGCGTGCAGAACGAGGCCCTGGCCATTGACCGCAAGGCCAAAACCGTCGTCGTGCGCGACGAAACGGGCAGGGAGTACAGGGAAAGCTATGACACCCTGGTGCTTGCCACCGGCTCTTCGCCACTCAGACCCCCCATTCCGGGCATCGAGGCCCCGCGCATCAAAACCCTGTGGAGCGTGCCGGATGCGGACGAGATCAAGGAACTGCTGACGACTGTGGCGGTCAAATCGGCGGCTGTTGTCGGCGGCGGCTTTATCGGGCTGGAAATGGCCGACAACCTGCATCACGCAGGCCTCAGGGTCAGCATCATCGAGGCCCTCGATCAGGTCATGGCGCCCCTGGATTATGAAATGGCCCTGCTGCTGCACGAAAATATCCGCAAAAATCAGGTGGACCTGCATCTGGGCGATGCGGTGGCCTCCTTCGAGGACCGGGGCGAGACCGTGGTCGTGCATCTCAAGAGCGGCAGGAGCGTGGAAGCCGGCCTGGTCATCCTCGCCATTGGCGTGCGGCCCAACAGCCAACTGGCCAGGGACGCGGGCCTGGAGCTGAACGCGCGCGGCGGCATCGTGGTGGACGAGCACCTGCGCACCAGCGACCCGTCCATCTACGCGGTGGGCGACGTGATCGAGGTGAAGGACTTTGTCT
This region includes:
- a CDS encoding 50S ribosomal protein L11 methyltransferase: MEQQKQWLKLSFFCPLELAEAASDVLAVKSGNGVEQSPEQDSACVLAGFFAVHDADEVRLVAADVGAALAALFALYERPAPELERRMLQDEDWATSWQRYFKPFAVVPGLIVRPSWESYAAGPGERVLEMDPGMAFGTGQHASTRGALTLMRQALGALPPEVEQRALDVGTGTGILAMAAALWGMPAVLALDNDPEAVQVAAENVARNGLAAQIRVALTPPAALSGSFALVTANIVHDVLAAMLADLTRLTAQGGFLILAGILAGGQEANIVRLYGDCGFHLVEAKYEDEWAALLLRRG
- a CDS encoding FAD-dependent oxidoreductase; the protein is MAKTVIVGGVAGGASCAARLRRLDEQAEIVLLERGPYVSFANCGLPYHVGGVIPERESLIVQTPEILHERFNLDVRVQNEALAIDRKAKTVVVRDETGREYRESYDTLVLATGSSPLRPPIPGIEAPRIKTLWSVPDADEIKELLTTVAVKSAAVVGGGFIGLEMADNLHHAGLRVSIIEALDQVMAPLDYEMALLLHENIRKNQVDLHLGDAVASFEDRGETVVVHLKSGRSVEAGLVILAIGVRPNSQLARDAGLELNARGGIVVDEHLRTSDPSIYAVGDVIEVKDFVFGDRTMIPLAGPANKQGRIAANNIAGEACIYEGTQGTSVAKVFSLSAASTGANEKSLERRGLQRGRDYESIIISQDSHAGYYPGVVPLMLKLIFSRDGRKIYGAQIVGRDLVDKRIDTIATVMRLGGSVLDLARLELAYAPPYSSAKDPVNMLGFVAENLLSGKVAISAWDEPEKDGEALVLDVREETEQMAYKTPNSIEMPLSELRVRLKELDPEKRYIIMCGMGIRSYVAQRILAQNGFKRLTVYPGGVRFYQPTHDAANK
- a CDS encoding class II 3-deoxy-7-phosphoheptulonate synthase, yielding MSMKNWSKTSYRNKTALQQPGWPDREQYEKVVRSLSALPPLVFAGEIRDLKARLAQVAAGRAFLLQGGDCSEEFARCTAPNIRETLKVLLQMAVILTYAGNKPVVKVGRIAGQYAKPRSSDTETVNGENIPSYRGDMANSIEATPEARVPNPERLLMGYHMSAATLNLLRAFTRGGFGSLHRVQAWNQKFVKQSPMGRNYERMAKRIGDAIKFMETIGIPTDTPQMREVQFFTSHEALFLGYEEALTREDSTEAGGWYDCSAHMLWIGDRTRQLDGAHVEFLSGVRNPLGIKVGPDHDPDTMLALIERLNPENEPGRITLITRFGAGVVEKHLPPLLRAVKRAGCHVIWTCDPMHANTFSAESGRKTRSFDDILSELQCFFELNWAEGTIPGGVHFELTGDNVTECIGGGRQLSAEQLNLRYLTTCDPRLNAEQSLEMAFQIAEMIRS